A window of Halogeometricum sp. S1BR25-6 genomic DNA:
GCGGTCCTCGCCGTTCCCGGGGTGCTCGCCGACCCCGCCGAGGAGGTGACCCGACCCGGACCGGTCGACGTGACGGAGATGAACATCGGCTACGACGACGCCGCGGTCCGCGGCGAGACGGTGACGCTCGGCGTGGAGACGCGCATGCGTCACCGCGGCGACCCGACGCCGAACGTGACGCTTCTCGTCCGCGCCGTCGACGCCGACTCCGGACTCGTGGCGACGACGGAGACGGTCGACGTCGGAACGCTCGAAGACGACGGCGAAACGGCCGTCGGGACGAACCTCACGGTCGAACGCGAAGGGGGCTACCGCATCGAGGCGGTCCTGTTCCGCGACGACGAACGCGTCGACGAGGCGTCGAAGACGGTCCGCGGGTTGGAGGCGCTGACGCCGGCGTACGCGCGGACGACCGTCGCGTTCAGCGACCGCGAGGCGCTCCCGCCCCTCTCCTTTTCGGTCGCGGAGGGCGGCGGAAACCGGACGACGCTGGACCTCGCGGCGTCGCTGACGAACGCGGGGGATTCCCCCTCCGAGGACCTCGCGGTGACGTTCGTCCTGCGGCAGGCGGACTCGAACGTCGTCGCCGCGCGGACGACGAGCGACGTGGGGGCGATTCGACCGGGGCGGACCACCACGACGACGGCGTCGGCGACGGTGCCGGCGGGCTACAACTACTACCTCGACGCCGTGCTGACGAAGGACGGCGTCGTCGTCGACACCGCCCGCGCGGCGGCGAACCTCGACCCGACGAGGCGCATCGCCGTGAACGAGACCGAAGAGGAAGTAGAGTTCCGCGTCGAGGACTTCGAGTCCGGCGGCGCGGAAGGGGGTCGGTCGACGGAGATGCCGGAGGCGACGGCGGCGGGCGAGACGGACGGCGGCGCGGCCGGGTTCGGCGTCGGCGTCGCCGCCGTCGCCCTCCTCGCGGCGGCGCTTCTCGCGCGGAGGCGAGAACGATGACCGACCGAGCGGGGGCGGACAGAGAGAGGAACGATGCGGCGGACGCAGACGGAGACACGACCATGCCAACCGATTCGACGACCGAGACGGGAGCACCGACGCGGGAACCGAGCGACGACGAGGGGAGCGCCGTCGACAGACTGCGAACGACGCTGAATTACGCCGTCCTCGGCGGACTGCTGCTCCTGGCGGCGATTTCGGCGGTGCAGTTGTACCTCGCCGTCGGGCGGACCATCTCCACGTTCGTCGTCTACGAGTACCGCGCGCCGCTGATGGTCGCGTTCAACCTCGCCGTCCTGTTGCTCGCCGCGCTCGGAATCTCGCTGCAACTGCGCCGCCTATCGGGGTCCGAGGAGGAGTGAGCGGTCAGACGACGAACAGCCACGCGAGGAACACCGCCAGACCGCCGAGGAAGGTGCTGGCGACGGCGTGGAGACGGAGTTCGTCGAGGAGGTCGTGGGCGTCACCCTCCACCGAGAGGTGTTCGTGTATCTCGCTGCCTATCTCACAGCGGGGGAGGAAGTCCATCGCGACGTGGAGAAAGACGCCCGCGGCGAAGCCGAAGACGACGCCGCGGAACGGCGCCGACCCCGGCAGGACGACGACGCTGGCGAGGATGGCCGCGATTCCGAGCGCCGACGCCGGGAGCAGGAGCGCCGAGACGGCGCGCCGCTTCGAGGCGAGGCGGCGCGCGGCGGCGTACCCCGCCGGTCCCTTGTGCGAGACGATAGCGAGGCCGAGCGTCGGACCGAGGTTCGGCATGTTCCCGTAGACGATACCGATGATGAGGCCCGCCGAGAAGGCGTGCGCGGCGAGTTCCGCGACGGTCCGGTCGACGGGTAACTCCATGTGCGCGAGTCGGTGGCCGACGGTGTGGGAGCCGAACCCGGCCAGCAGACCCGCCGCGATGCCGAACCCGCCGTACTGCGGGTGGTGGCCGATGGCCTGCGGCACCAAGAAGACGGCCGCGCTGGTCACCATCGCGCCGCTGGCGAGACCGTAGCCCCACACGAGGGCGTTCGCCCCCTCGTCGCGATGTCGGGCGCCGAGGGGAGCGGCGAGCGCCATCGCCGCGAACGCCACCCAGGTTATCCCGAGCAGTTTCCACGCGCCGGCGCTGGCCGCGTACACCGAGAGCGCGACGAAGACGGCGGTAGCGCCGACGCCGACGCGAGAGATTCGGGACACGCTGTTAACTCTCGAACCGAGGTTAATATGACCCACGATGTTAACTCCATAGACGAAGTTAATAACAATGTCGGTCGGACGCCGCTCGGTGTCGACCGAGAAACTGAGGCCGAAGCCTCAGCGCGTCGCGTCCTTCCACGCGCGCAGGTCGAGGCGGGCGCCGTCGAGGTCAGAACGGTCGAGTGCGGCGGCCCAGACGAACATCGGCGCGACGTCCGCGGGGTCGCGACCCGCCCCGCCGGAGAGGTCCGTCGCCACGAGTCCGGGGTCGACGATGCCGACGGCCGGGTCAGCGTCGGCCGCGAACTGCCGGGCGAGACCCTCGACGGCCGCCTTGGAGACGGCGTAGGCGCCCATTCCGGGTTTCGCGTCTGCGGCGATAGACCCGGAGGGGACGAGGACGCGCGCGTCGTCGCTCGCGTGGGGGAGGAACTCCCGAACCGACGCGAACACGCCGCGGACGTTCGTGCGGAGGGTATCGTCGAACCGGGTGTAGGACTCCTCGCCCATCGGCGCCTCGCCCGGCGCCGCGTGGTTCACCGCGGCGTTGGCGACGAGGACCGCGATTCCGTCCGCGCCGGCGCCGCGCGCGGCCGTCTCCATCAGTCGTTCCACGTCGAACTCGTCGCGCACGTCGGCGCGGACGGCCTCGACGGACCCCGCCGCGCCCTCGGCGTCCGCGACGACGCCCGAG
This region includes:
- a CDS encoding SDR family NAD(P)-dependent oxidoreductase; the encoded protein is MDVDGRTVVLTGASRGIGAALAAAFAAEGARVVACARDEGSLSGVVADAEGAAGSVEAVRADVRDEFDVERLMETAARGAGADGIAVLVANAAVNHAAPGEAPMGEESYTRFDDTLRTNVRGVFASVREFLPHASDDARVLVPSGSIAADAKPGMGAYAVSKAAVEGLARQFAADADPAVGIVDPGLVATDLSGGAGRDPADVAPMFVWAAALDRSDLDGARLDLRAWKDATR
- a CDS encoding DUF7490 domain-containing protein translates to MNRDAALATAAVGVVAVALLAVLAVPGVLADPAEEVTRPGPVDVTEMNIGYDDAAVRGETVTLGVETRMRHRGDPTPNVTLLVRAVDADSGLVATTETVDVGTLEDDGETAVGTNLTVEREGGYRIEAVLFRDDERVDEASKTVRGLEALTPAYARTTVAFSDREALPPLSFSVAEGGGNRTTLDLAASLTNAGDSPSEDLAVTFVLRQADSNVVAARTTSDVGAIRPGRTTTTTASATVPAGYNYYLDAVLTKDGVVVDTARAAANLDPTRRIAVNETEEEVEFRVEDFESGGAEGGRSTEMPEATAAGETDGGAAGFGVGVAAVALLAAALLARRRER
- a CDS encoding ZIP family metal transporter, coding for MSRISRVGVGATAVFVALSVYAASAGAWKLLGITWVAFAAMALAAPLGARHRDEGANALVWGYGLASGAMVTSAAVFLVPQAIGHHPQYGGFGIAAGLLAGFGSHTVGHRLAHMELPVDRTVAELAAHAFSAGLIIGIVYGNMPNLGPTLGLAIVSHKGPAGYAAARRLASKRRAVSALLLPASALGIAAILASVVVLPGSAPFRGVVFGFAAGVFLHVAMDFLPRCEIGSEIHEHLSVEGDAHDLLDELRLHAVASTFLGGLAVFLAWLFVV